One Nitrospina watsonii DNA segment encodes these proteins:
- a CDS encoding TonB-dependent receptor family protein — MHSTNRTPSCRPLRAELPILLHPLAILLTAVVVMAVPALGRGGEPEASEPVMLEPIEVTATRTKKSPTDIPNSLRVIERGAWQEHQPGATVEEFAVGAPGVFFQNRFNFAQDLRIAIRGFGARSPFGVRGIQVHVDGIPQTLPDGQTQLDSIDPSLIQRMEILRGPSASLFGNASGGMISMTTRNPTSDRLELAPRQVFGAFGYFKSELWAGKREPDFDYGWFASRLQQTGWRDNSRMENLFTQLKLNFWSGADSDWMVLFRKFHSPLTEDPGGLTRSQAQNNPRQAAPRNLLFHAGEEVDQEQLAVRYRNTSGGGQEWTVTAHLLHRDFENRLPFTSGGQVQFDRWVGGVSIQWSRDHTLLERRNRFLAGIDYGIQNDDRRRFDNNFGSQGALTLDQEERVQSIGPFFRNEWTVMERMDVVVGGRWDWLHYRVDDAFQSDGDQSGSQTLSQGSGTVGLVYHLAEEHQLYANVASVFETPTTTELINNPAGSGGFNPNLQSQTSLSQELGVRGTPAGFQYEAVLFYIRSWDEITPFELPAFPGRTFFRNAGTSQRLGVETRVATPEWHGLMGEIAYTYSDFEFEEFVANNVSFEGNAFPGVPAHRWEGRVRYAHPSGAFGQVRVQRVGRFFVDNANTTTNAAYSLGQLLLGWKGDWQGVEASVFAGINNLFDDRYNANARINAAFGRYFEPGPPVNVFGGLRLRILPF; from the coding sequence GTGCACTCCACCAACCGGACGCCCTCTTGCAGACCGCTGCGCGCGGAACTCCCCATTCTTCTTCATCCTTTGGCGATCCTTCTCACGGCGGTGGTCGTGATGGCGGTGCCTGCTCTGGGCAGGGGCGGGGAGCCGGAAGCGTCCGAACCGGTGATGCTGGAGCCGATCGAGGTCACCGCCACCCGCACGAAGAAATCACCCACGGACATTCCCAACAGCTTGCGTGTCATCGAACGGGGCGCCTGGCAGGAACACCAGCCGGGAGCGACGGTGGAGGAATTTGCGGTCGGCGCGCCGGGTGTGTTTTTTCAGAACCGGTTCAACTTCGCGCAGGATCTGCGTATCGCCATTCGCGGTTTCGGCGCGCGGTCGCCTTTCGGTGTGCGTGGTATCCAGGTGCATGTCGATGGCATCCCGCAAACGCTTCCCGACGGCCAGACCCAGCTCGATTCGATCGACCCTTCTCTCATTCAGCGCATGGAAATTCTGCGCGGCCCGTCGGCGTCCCTGTTCGGCAATGCATCAGGCGGCATGATCTCCATGACCACCCGCAACCCCACGTCGGACCGATTGGAACTCGCTCCCCGGCAGGTGTTCGGTGCGTTCGGCTATTTCAAATCCGAACTCTGGGCGGGCAAGCGGGAACCGGATTTCGACTACGGCTGGTTCGCGTCGCGCTTGCAACAGACCGGCTGGCGCGATAACAGCCGCATGGAGAACCTGTTCACGCAACTCAAACTGAATTTTTGGAGCGGTGCCGATTCCGACTGGATGGTGCTGTTCCGCAAATTCCATTCGCCACTGACGGAAGACCCCGGCGGCCTGACTCGTTCTCAGGCGCAAAACAATCCCCGGCAGGCCGCACCGCGCAACCTTCTGTTCCACGCCGGGGAGGAGGTGGATCAGGAACAGTTGGCTGTGCGCTATCGCAACACCTCCGGAGGCGGCCAGGAGTGGACCGTCACCGCGCACCTGCTGCACCGGGATTTTGAAAACCGTCTGCCGTTCACGTCCGGCGGGCAGGTGCAGTTCGACCGCTGGGTCGGAGGCGTGTCCATACAATGGAGCCGGGACCACACCCTGTTGGAGCGACGCAACCGGTTTCTGGCAGGGATCGACTACGGCATCCAAAACGACGACCGCCGCCGCTTCGACAACAATTTCGGATCGCAGGGCGCGTTGACTCTGGATCAGGAAGAACGGGTGCAGAGCATCGGGCCGTTTTTCCGCAATGAATGGACGGTGATGGAGCGCATGGATGTGGTCGTCGGCGGGCGCTGGGACTGGTTGCACTACCGCGTGGACGATGCGTTTCAGAGCGACGGCGACCAGTCCGGCTCGCAAACGCTGTCGCAGGGCAGCGGCACCGTCGGGCTGGTGTACCACCTTGCGGAGGAGCATCAGCTTTATGCCAACGTCGCTTCGGTGTTCGAAACGCCGACCACCACCGAATTGATCAACAACCCGGCCGGATCGGGCGGGTTCAATCCCAATCTGCAATCGCAAACCTCGCTCAGTCAGGAGTTGGGCGTGCGTGGCACCCCTGCGGGATTTCAATATGAAGCGGTGCTGTTTTACATCCGCTCGTGGGATGAGATCACGCCGTTCGAACTGCCGGCATTTCCCGGTCGCACGTTTTTCAGAAACGCCGGCACGTCGCAACGGCTGGGCGTGGAAACCCGTGTGGCCACGCCGGAGTGGCACGGCCTGATGGGCGAGATCGCCTACACGTATTCCGATTTCGAGTTTGAAGAGTTCGTCGCCAACAATGTCAGTTTCGAGGGCAATGCGTTTCCCGGTGTGCCCGCGCACCGGTGGGAGGGGCGGGTGCGCTACGCACATCCTTCGGGAGCTTTTGGGCAGGTGCGGGTGCAGCGGGTGGGGCGGTTTTTCGTGGACAACGCCAACACCACCACCAACGCCGCCTACAGCCTGGGGCAATTGCTGCTGGGATGGAAAGGAGACTGGCAGGGAGTCGAGGCCTCGGTGTTCGCCGGAATCAACAACCTGTTCGACGACCGCTACAACGCCAACGCACGCATCAATGCCGCTTTCGGTCGTTACTTTGAGCCGGGACCTCCAGTCAATGTTTTCGGCGGCTTGCGCCTGCGGATTTTGCCGTTTTGA
- a CDS encoding integration host factor subunit alpha gives MPNTPEVGTVVKADLVDRVYDKVGFTRKEAAEAVEVVFEEIKNALVRGEDVRIVGFASFNLRDKKARKARNPSTGEPIVIQPRRVLSFKPSKQLLQSTNRELDEHKTP, from the coding sequence TTGCCGAACACGCCGGAAGTAGGAACTGTGGTCAAGGCCGACCTCGTGGACAGGGTTTACGACAAGGTCGGGTTCACCCGCAAGGAAGCCGCCGAAGCGGTTGAGGTGGTTTTCGAGGAGATCAAAAACGCCCTAGTCCGCGGGGAAGACGTACGCATCGTCGGCTTTGCCAGTTTCAACCTGCGCGACAAAAAGGCCCGCAAGGCCCGCAATCCCAGCACTGGAGAGCCCATCGTCATCCAACCCCGGCGCGTGCTGTCCTTCAAACCGAGCAAACAATTGTTGCAGTCCACCAACCGTGAACTCGATGAACATAAAACTCCCTGA
- a CDS encoding MerR family transcriptional regulator — MNIKLPDKLFFKIGEVADIADVEQHVLRYWEDEFEDLKPDKNRSGQRLYQKKDIERILEIKQLLYHDKYTIAGAKQRLKQRRKGASQLDFGFDRGAFIDLKNRIQEELESILEILDKK, encoded by the coding sequence ATGAACATAAAACTCCCTGACAAACTGTTTTTCAAAATCGGCGAGGTGGCGGACATCGCGGATGTCGAGCAGCATGTGCTGCGTTACTGGGAAGATGAGTTCGAGGACCTGAAACCGGACAAGAACCGGTCCGGCCAGCGCCTGTATCAGAAAAAAGACATCGAGCGCATTCTCGAAATCAAACAACTGCTGTACCACGATAAGTACACCATCGCCGGAGCCAAGCAGCGTCTGAAGCAACGCCGCAAGGGCGCATCGCAACTGGATTTCGGTTTCGACCGCGGCGCCTTCATCGACCTGAAAAACCGGATTCAGGAAGAGCTGGAATCCATTCTGGAAATCCTCGATAAAAAATAG